In Scytonema millei VB511283, a single window of DNA contains:
- a CDS encoding antibiotic biosynthesis monooxygenase family protein, translated as MDFQDFLKRQYTQVTVGEFKPGKFEEARRIYEQAVSTYRHGFKGAYLLQEPGTDRGVSVIFWESVDEMEANEHEENYRSILKKMSPLFDRAPTTTLYEVVCQIQPQAAEES; from the coding sequence ATGGATTTTCAAGATTTTCTCAAACGGCAATATACTCAAGTTACAGTTGGAGAATTCAAACCGGGCAAGTTTGAAGAAGCAAGAAGAATTTACGAACAGGCAGTTTCAACTTATAGACATGGGTTTAAAGGTGCATATCTCCTGCAAGAACCAGGTACAGATCGAGGCGTTTCTGTGATTTTCTGGGAAAGTGTAGATGAGATGGAAGCTAATGAGCATGAGGAAAACTACAGGAGCATACTAAAAAAGATGTCCCCTTTATTCGATCGCGCTCCTACAACTACTCTTTATGAAGTGGTTTGTCAAATTCAACCCCAGGCAGCGGAAGAGAGCTGA